One genomic window of Litoribacterium kuwaitense includes the following:
- a CDS encoding hydroxyacid dehydrogenase gives MKGLYVMNQTSFPNVYPQAVRDKIEAKVKMIAPPLSAEGLLNRPELLREVDVLFSGWGAPVLDRTLLDAAPQLKAFFYAAGSVKRIVTDAVWDRGLIMSSAYAANAVPVAEYALSQILFSLKRGWRFATMIKEEQRFPKKSSIEIPGAYGSTVGIISLSTIGRNVCRLLEPFDVNIVVYDPTVSKDDALALGVELVSLAEVFKRADVVSCHAPLLEATIGLLQREHFSSMKPNATFINTSRGKIVRQEDMLEVLHERHDLTAVLDVTDPEPPEPGAAIFSMPNVIITPHIAGSEARECGRMGEYMLDELKRFQNNEPLYWQVTKESFAKMA, from the coding sequence ATGAAGGGTTTATATGTGATGAACCAAACGTCTTTTCCGAACGTGTATCCACAAGCAGTAAGAGATAAGATTGAAGCAAAGGTGAAAATGATTGCACCACCTTTAAGCGCAGAAGGTTTGCTCAACCGTCCAGAACTTCTCCGAGAAGTCGATGTTCTTTTTTCTGGATGGGGGGCACCGGTACTCGATCGGACCTTGCTCGATGCAGCGCCACAACTAAAGGCCTTTTTTTACGCGGCGGGTTCTGTGAAGCGAATCGTCACAGATGCTGTTTGGGATAGAGGGCTGATCATGAGCTCGGCGTATGCCGCGAATGCTGTCCCGGTGGCTGAATATGCCCTATCGCAAATTCTTTTTTCATTAAAACGAGGCTGGCGCTTTGCGACAATGATCAAAGAAGAGCAGCGTTTTCCGAAAAAGTCGTCTATAGAGATTCCTGGGGCTTATGGGAGCACGGTCGGTATTATTTCACTCAGTACGATCGGTCGCAACGTATGTCGGTTGCTAGAGCCGTTTGACGTCAATATCGTTGTTTATGATCCAACAGTTTCAAAGGATGACGCGTTAGCTTTAGGTGTGGAATTGGTGTCGTTGGCGGAAGTATTTAAACGAGCCGATGTCGTATCCTGTCATGCGCCACTGCTCGAAGCAACGATCGGTTTACTGCAAAGAGAACATTTTTCATCTATGAAGCCTAACGCGACGTTTATTAATACGTCCCGCGGAAAAATTGTGCGGCAGGAGGACATGCTCGAAGTGCTCCATGAACGTCATGATTTAACAGCCGTCTTAGATGTGACCGATCCCGAGCCGCCTGAGCCAGGAGCAGCGATTTTTTCCATGCCAAATGTCATCATCACCCCGCACATCGCCGGAAGTGAAGCGCGTGAATGCGGACGAATGGGTGAGTATATGCTCGATGAACTCAAGAGATTTCAGAATAATGAACCACTTTACTGGCAAGTTACGAAAGAGTCATTTGCGAAGATGGCTTAA
- a CDS encoding glycosyl hydrolase family 28-related protein, whose amino-acid sequence MSKRISIVYAMLILCFVLATQSMLSADVSSANVVKDVTSAKNFKLDFSNASSSIIPSPQVMNTTLDSADIPIASLDVTDFQAIANDDNDDTIAFQQALDTMGASGGGVVFAPAGKYKFTGNLTIPEGVTLRGEWNNPDSGGLGQGTILMAYDGRDDANGTPFISTKHEATLRNVTIWYPEQNNIQNIRPYPWTIANASTDGYYGPNLFNITFINAYQGIKVDNGSAAHFIKNVYGTFLKQGLSIDEIYDIGRLQTISMKPSYWANSSLGTPPNETSIRSYTRTHATGATLYRSDWEYIYDIYLDGYEVGMNFTNSSEGSFNGQIWGLHTENGKIGVQFNKVNDNGIAISGSTLNTNGTDGISVLGTSDFQSTVSFNSSTFSSPDGQPVLLESDGLFTFSQNTFTDWAATKHALRATEGSVVATGNTFQTNKPDMYFSNAVRSASVLGNTFAGNTPAITNLSSNGDMRIDTTTHVVFPDMTNVGPEREEMRKPPQPNLYNVKDYGALGDGVTDDTASFQSALNQAAAAGGGTVYVPAGRYKIDAHLTVGSNVELRGTWDGPHHYGVNKGSILVASENENNPTGSPFISLSNDAGVRGLSVFYPNQYYDDIKSYPPTIASGGEGAYVIDVTLPNSYTGIKLTDGDYYISYVRGLGLNKFIEISDTNTDGYIENVMNTVGDWQDGHTESNHPPSDWWLTNPSTFATGLEINDSSNVHLFNNFTFGVGYGLIINGTSSSIKSYGWGTDNAEKALQLNGSGTDMKFVNTQLVAIGGNGKRYIYTPQEFSGNASFFNTLTWAGTEGTEINGSGYVAFQQYKDLTGVFVHNGGTMLMDSSYFHHAPDQITLGTHIDDSAIYANVGIGGLGVNNLKGDPDVWMNIRR is encoded by the coding sequence TTGTCTAAGCGTATATCGATTGTTTACGCTATGCTCATCCTCTGTTTTGTTTTAGCGACACAAAGTATGCTTTCCGCAGATGTTAGCTCAGCAAACGTAGTGAAAGACGTAACGAGCGCCAAAAATTTCAAACTGGATTTTAGCAATGCATCTTCATCGATCATTCCCTCTCCACAAGTGATGAATACCACACTCGATTCAGCCGACATTCCCATCGCCAGTTTAGATGTAACTGATTTTCAAGCGATCGCAAATGATGACAATGATGATACGATCGCGTTTCAACAAGCATTAGATACGATGGGGGCATCAGGTGGTGGCGTCGTGTTTGCACCGGCAGGAAAATACAAATTTACTGGAAACTTAACGATTCCCGAAGGCGTTACTCTGCGGGGTGAATGGAATAATCCCGACAGCGGAGGTTTAGGCCAAGGTACGATATTGATGGCTTACGATGGCAGAGACGATGCAAACGGCACACCTTTTATCTCGACTAAGCATGAAGCGACATTAAGAAATGTAACGATCTGGTACCCGGAACAAAATAACATTCAAAACATTCGCCCCTATCCTTGGACCATCGCCAATGCTTCAACAGACGGATACTACGGCCCTAACTTGTTCAATATTACATTTATCAATGCTTATCAAGGAATCAAAGTAGACAATGGCAGTGCAGCACATTTTATTAAGAACGTCTATGGCACTTTTTTAAAACAAGGACTGTCCATTGATGAAATCTATGATATTGGCAGGCTGCAAACGATTTCTATGAAGCCATCCTATTGGGCAAATAGTTCATTAGGAACACCTCCTAATGAAACTTCTATACGCTCTTATACCCGAACACACGCGACAGGTGCTACTCTTTACCGTTCTGATTGGGAGTACATCTATGATATATACTTGGATGGTTACGAAGTAGGAATGAACTTTACAAACAGCAGCGAAGGGAGTTTCAATGGACAAATCTGGGGACTGCACACGGAAAATGGAAAAATAGGCGTGCAATTCAACAAAGTGAATGATAACGGCATTGCCATTAGTGGTAGTACGCTCAATACAAATGGTACAGATGGCATTTCCGTCCTTGGGACATCTGATTTTCAATCGACCGTCTCGTTTAACTCAAGTACATTTAGTTCGCCAGATGGGCAGCCGGTATTGTTGGAGTCAGACGGATTGTTTACCTTCAGTCAAAATACGTTTACCGATTGGGCAGCAACAAAACACGCACTTCGCGCAACAGAAGGCAGTGTCGTTGCAACAGGTAACACTTTTCAGACCAATAAACCAGATATGTATTTCAGCAATGCTGTCCGATCGGCATCTGTCTTAGGGAACACATTCGCAGGAAACACCCCTGCCATCACTAACCTAAGTTCAAATGGAGATATGAGAATTGATACAACAACACATGTTGTCTTCCCTGACATGACAAATGTCGGACCTGAACGAGAAGAAATGCGTAAACCTCCTCAGCCAAACTTATATAATGTCAAAGATTATGGTGCGCTCGGAGACGGCGTAACAGACGATACAGCTTCATTCCAAAGTGCACTGAATCAAGCAGCTGCGGCAGGAGGAGGTACTGTCTACGTACCAGCAGGACGCTATAAAATTGACGCGCATTTAACGGTAGGAAGCAATGTCGAACTAAGGGGAACTTGGGACGGTCCCCATCACTATGGCGTAAACAAAGGATCAATATTGGTTGCTTCGGAAAATGAAAACAATCCAACAGGATCCCCTTTCATCTCTTTAAGCAATGATGCTGGGGTACGAGGATTATCCGTGTTTTATCCGAATCAATATTATGATGATATAAAGAGTTATCCACCTACAATAGCCAGTGGCGGTGAAGGCGCTTATGTCATCGATGTAACTTTACCAAATTCGTACACGGGCATAAAATTGACAGATGGAGATTATTATATTAGTTACGTTCGCGGACTTGGATTGAATAAATTTATTGAAATTTCAGATACTAACACTGACGGATATATTGAAAATGTGATGAACACCGTTGGAGATTGGCAAGATGGTCATACTGAGTCTAATCACCCTCCAAGCGACTGGTGGCTAACAAACCCTTCTACCTTTGCAACAGGACTTGAAATTAATGATAGTTCAAACGTTCATCTGTTCAACAACTTTACGTTCGGCGTCGGATATGGTCTTATCATCAACGGGACGTCCAGCTCAATCAAAAGCTATGGCTGGGGAACGGATAATGCTGAGAAGGCTCTCCAGCTCAATGGTTCAGGGACAGACATGAAATTTGTCAATACACAGCTCGTTGCTATTGGAGGGAACGGCAAACGATATATCTATACACCACAAGAATTTAGCGGAAACGCTTCATTTTTCAACACTCTCACTTGGGCCGGAACAGAAGGGACAGAAATCAACGGAAGTGGTTATGTCGCTTTTCAGCAATATAAAGACCTTACCGGTGTCTTCGTTCACAATGGAGGGACAATGCTCATGGATAGCTCTTATTTTCACCATGCACCAGACCAGATTACATTAGGTACTCATATTGACGATAGTGCCATATACGCAAATGTAGGGATTGGCGGACTAGGTGTGAACAATCTAAAAGGCGATCCTGACGTCTGGATGAACATTCGTAGATAA